In the genome of Impatiens glandulifera chromosome 6, dImpGla2.1, whole genome shotgun sequence, the window atattgagTGGGGTTGATTTTTAGGagagatataatattatttaatacaaaatttaaaaatattaatattaatatataataataaaatatatatttttaaataaaagatattttaatattttaattaattaattaagtgatctaattaattagagaattaatgaaataatatttgattaacataGAACTTTTTATATCTCAACCAACAAGTTCTatatgtttgattatgattctatttttaaaataactatttataataacttaataaagtaattaaaatagaaaagtcttgattgaaaaaataaatacacatatatattaaattttgaataataatttttttaaaaaaaaattattataccatttaactaactaaactaatattaaatataatataaaattatcaatattttaatataacaagttaaaaaaaacaagaacaaaTTTATTCCctgataatataatttttataattagaaaccaaaatgttaaattttattgataaaagtAAATTTCAATAACACTttttacacaaaaataaaaatcaaagtgGGGATAATGAAtctagaaataaattataaaaagaaaataaataaaaaaaaagaaaagaaaaaaacaaaacaagatGAAGATAATGGAgagaaaatagaaaagaaaaagagttTCTAAAAGTCATAGTGGACCAATAATAAAGATTTGGATAATCCACGTGTCATCATTAGGAGCGTTCCCGGAGGCATCGCAAACGCGTAATTCAAACGCTTAGAATCCTTTCAATTAAAAATTGCGGTACACCGCGTTCGTTCCCCCCACAACCGGAGTTATAAATATTTCCATTTTCTTCAATCACTCTCATCATCTTACAACCAATCTCTCTCTACCCAGATCAGGTATCTTACTAATCTCGCGTTTTTCATTTTTGTAGATcttgtttttttgtttcttaactTTGTTTTAGAAGGAAAGAACTTGTGTTAGATTGTTGATCTGATGAGAATGGATAAGGGAAAGTAGATATAGATTTGTGGGTCTGATTGCAGATTTGGGTTGTTAGAATTTCATTGCGATGGATTTAAAAGGCTTGGACTTTGATCATTTTAGTAAATTATATGCAGTTTAGGTTTTGAATTTGGTGATTTTGTTTGTGTTGAATTATGCTTTTATGTTGAGATGAGAGGATCAGATTAGAATTTATACATTTGATTGTGATTTTAGCATCAATATTCAAACTTGATCCAAATTTCAATAGTAAAAGGACTTGACAATAGAAGATGTTTAAGGGTTTCTCTTTTACTACTACACAATAGACATGAATCATCTTTCTTTAACCGATTTAAATCTGTTGACATTATCTTTTGTTATGAGATTTTCAAGTAATGTTATTCATAACTTGAATTGGTGTTTAGGAACAATATTTTAAGACTGTTTCTCGGTTTCTCCTTTGTTTTTGATTGAGTCTCGTGCTTTTGAACTTGACAACAGACATGAATCATCTTTCTTTAACCAGTTTATATCATTGACATTATCATTCCTTATGAGCTTTTCGAGTAATGCTATTCATAACTTGAAATTGGTGTTTAGGAACAATATTGTAAGACTGTTTCTCCTTTGTTTTTGACTGAGTCTcgtgtttttaaacttgacaactGTCTCTTAAGCATCAATTTGTTTTCATGAAAAACACATTTTGGAGAATCGACTTCCCTTGTAGTAGTGTTTCTTCAAGAAGTCTATTCCATTCTTTACTTAATTAGTTATGTTAACTTAATTTCATCAAATTGTAACAGATTCCAAAGTATGTAAGATTGCCAATTTGCCATTGTATAATTTGTCTGTCATTGATAAATAACAGTTTTTAATCTTTTGATCATATAGATTATTGTTTTAAGCAATGGGGAAAGACAAAGACAATGAAGGACAACATGATGACAGAGGTGTTTTCTCTCAAATTGGTCATGCCATGGGAGGATACCCACCTGGTCAACACGGATATCCTCCACAACAAGGATACCCTCCTCAACACGGATACCCTCCTCAACAAGGGTACCCTCCACAACAAGGGTATCCTCCTCAACAAGGGTACCCACCTGCAGGTTACCCTCCTCAACAAGGTTACCCACCCTCTGGCTACCCTCAACATGGTGGATACCCTCCCGGTTCATCTGCTCCTCATCAAGGAGGTATATTCATTTATGTGTTTTGAtctaatataa includes:
- the LOC124942529 gene encoding annexin A7-like; its protein translation is MGKDKDNEGQHDDRGVFSQIGHAMGGYPPGQHGYPPQQGYPPQHGYPPQQGYPPQQGYPPQQGYPPAGYPPQQGYPPSGYPQHGGYPPGSSAPHQGGHGIGVGGMLAGGAVAAAAGYGASHLAHGGSHGGSHGGYGVPGAHGGFAHGGYGHGVGHGGKHGKHGKFKHGKHGKHGKHGGGKFKKWK